Genomic segment of Deltaproteobacteria bacterium:
TTCGCCAGTATCATGGTAGGGCTGCCCCATGAAACGCCCCGGGAAGCGCAGGAGACGGTCCGAGTGGTCGAGAAACTCGATCTCGACTTCTACATGCACAACCCCCTCATCATCTTTCCCGGCACTCCGATCCACGCTCACCATGCAAGATACGGGTATCGGGTCGCATGTTCGCCAGGCTCCATGACGACCCACCACCCATTCAATGTCCTGCGGGAAGTCCCTCTTGGGCGTAAGGCCGACCGGTTGGCGGGTTCCATACGGGACAATCACCTCGTCTCGATTGCCCTGAGCCTTTCCCCTTTCCGGAATGGAACGAGTCGGGGCTTTGAGGGCCTGATTTTCGTCCGGGATGTATTGAGAAGGGAGGATGTGGACTGGTTGAAGGACGTGCTGGTTATCGACGGCCTCGTCGTCCAGATCTACTCCTGCCGGGATGCGGCCGAGACCTGGCGGAGACAGAATACAGACCTCATCAAGACCACGTTGAAACCGACCAAGCGCTGGTTTTCCTATGTTCCGGATCGGTCCGAATTCGGCCGTGAGGTTCTGCGCTTGCTCCGTGACTTCACGACCGTTGTAGACGTCGATCGAGCACTTTCGCTGAGCTTTGTGCCGACATCGAAGATGGACGCCGATCCACGCGAATACGGCGTAGCCAGCCCCTCATTGATGGTCTGCGTGGATCGGACCAGGGAAGACGGCCTGGCGCTGCACCGGTTCCTTTCGGAACTCACGGGCTCGGAGTCGCGTTCCCCCACCCCTACAGCTTTTCGCAGAGGCCCCATGCCGCGGTTCAGTACCCTCTGCCGGTGGACTCGGGACGCGGGCAACTGCCGATCGATGCGGTGGGCCATCGTCGACGCCTCGAACGGTGTCCGCCTGTGCTGGTCTGCTCTGCCCCTGGGGTCCGTGGGAGAGAGCTTTGCTCGCCTTCGTGCCAGGCACAGGAGTCGGACGGCCCGGCTTCGAGCCAGGCGCCGGTGCTCCACGTGCCCGGTCCGTGAGTCCTGTATCACCTGTGCGGCGACCTCCCCCTTTCCAGGGGACGAATACTGCCGGATTCGACGCAAGAGCCCGATACAAGGCTCCGCCGATTTCTTTTCGGCTCTCCTTGCCCTGAACGACACGGCATTCGGGGGTGGGGTATGATGAGCGATCCGGAGGCTTCGGCCTCGTGGCTCGTGGTTATACGATCTCGAAGGAGATCCTGGGAAGTCTCTGCCGCGAAAGTCAAAGGGCTTTCGAATAGGAGGCCCCGATTCATGCGTGCGAAGAGACTCGAGTCTCCTCGGTTGTTGACATGCAGGGCTGTTTCTTCTATCCTCGATACATGAGCAAGCGGGGCGGAGGTCTTTTCACCCCCATTACCTCTGGCGGGCCATCGGGTGGTAGGGGGCTTCGAGAACGAGCCTAATACGGCCTGCAGTACCGCAATATGCAAGGAAGGGAAAACCAGTGGAAATCAAATTGGCACTAGGAACCGACGACGGGATCAAATTCAGCGATGGACATTTCGGATCATCGAAGTATTTTCTGGTCTATGGACTGGATCTGGAAACAAATAGACTGAGATTCATAGAGAAATTGGACAACTCGTCCCCCGAAGAACGATCCCATGGAGATCCCAGAAAAGCAAAGAACATCTCGCAGTTGCTCAGGGGAGTATCCGTCCTGGTCGGTTTCAGGATGGGCCCTAACATCGTTAGGATTAGAAAGGGGTTCGTTCCTGTCATATCAAGGCAGAAGGATATCGAGACAGCCCTGGAAAAGATCAAGGGACTCGGCCGCCGAATAGAGGCGGAACTGGAAAAAGCACCTGGAACCGATAAGAAAATCCTCCACCTTGACTGAGAGAGGAATTCATCTCTGCACCGGATTCCGAAAGTCGCAAAACGCTTCTGATCCGTTCGGTCTTCTCTTCGTCCAAACCTTCCGGGTCTGTGAAATCGAGCCGTCTATCCTCGATCAGCCTGGCAAGAACCAAAACAAGCATCGGGTATGTGAAATCGTACTTCTGGTCGACTTCCTTCCTTTTGTCGGTCAGGAGTTCAGGCAGATCCCACGTACCGTCCGGTTTTCTGACCCGGTTCGCCCTGGCAAAAAGATCCCATTCCTTCCCGCACCACCGTCAGGAGAGTCTCCCCAAGAGACGTTTTCAAGAGAACCCCACCCGGCAAGGGCGCCCTCCCACCAGAAGGGTCGCCGCGGCTGGCTCGTTGCGCAGGTCCCCATCTGCCGAGTAGACCGCGGAACGGTAGCTCCTCGTCTGTGCCGGTCTGTCCACGAGATCACCCCAAAAGGTGTCGATCCCCTCTCCCGGTCGAAACGGCCCCATCCTCTCCTTGGAAGGGACCTCGTCCTCCCTTTCCTGACATGCAGAGACCAAATTTAAAAGAAAAAAACCGTCGCGGAGTTTCCTCAGTTTTCGGCCGAGGATTCTTGCAAGTATGTGACTTTGGAGTCTTTTTCTGTTTCGGCAGGACAACAGCCCTGTCCCCTCGCTTTGGAGTTCCGGCGTTACAATTCCGGGGCTTCCCATTCGTCAAACATCGGACAAAAAAACCGAAAAGAACTTGACAAGTACCAAAGAGGACTGTAGCATGCCGGCCAAAAAAAAGGAGGGGCATATGGAAGCTTTTCATATCATTGCCATCGTCTTTCTAGTTCTCTATTTCGCCTTTGTTATCGGACTAAGCCTTTACAGGCGGATGGTGAAGTCCGAGGTAGACTACTTTCTCGCCAGCCGGACATTCCCTGCATGGGTTCTCGCCGTCTCCTATGCGGCTTCGTGGTTCGGCGGGGCCTCGGCCATCATCTCCGCCGATAAGGCTTACAAAGGGGGACTCAGTGCCTACTTTGTGATGGGCGGACCGACCATCGTTTCGGGCATTGTCTTGTTGTTTCTGGCCCAGAGAATCAGGCTTTTCGGTCCCCTGTCTCAACCTGAGATCACCGAGGCGAGGTACAACAAGACTGCCAGAATCATCCAATCGGTTGTCATCTGGTGGTATATGACAACCTGGGCCGCATCACAGATGATCGGAGCCGCGGGCTTTGTCGGTGGGTTTTTCGGGATGAGCTATGCCGCGGCACTGTTTCTTATCGTTGTTGTGGTATGGTTCTACTGCATGTTCGGGGGGTTCAAGAGCGTTGTAACAACAGACCTTGGGCAATTCGCCTGGATAGTCGTTGCATTGGTGATCATTCTAATTGCGGCGATAGCCGGCTCTGGCGGCTTTGGTAATGTTTCAAAAGTCGTCGCACAGAAAGGGATGAAGGACTTCTACAATATCTTCGGGAACGCCAAGTACAGTCTCTTCTACATCATTTCATTTACATTTGCCTGGGTGATCTCGGCCGAAATCTGGCAGAGATTCTCGGCGGCCAGATCGGTGGAAGATGCGAAGAAGGCGTCACGAGGAGCGCTCTACATCAATATACCGCTGTATTGTTTTGCCATCATCATCGGAATGCTTGCAGTCGCCATGTTTCCGGAAAAACCGGAAGGCCATATCATGGTGGCGATCATAAAGGGCTATGTCCCTGCCTTTTTCGCAGGGATTGCCTTTGCCGGTCTTCTCGCGGCCCTTATGTCCACAATGGATACGGCGATCAATACCGGCTCCCTCATCCTCACGGAAGATCTCTATCACAGAGTTATGAATCCCGACGCTTCGGAGAAACAGCTCGTGATGTTTGCCAGAATAGCCGCAACGATCATGGCGGGCTGCGGAATCTTTGTCGCCCTGGCCATCAAGGACCTCCTATGGGTCCTGTGGATGGCAAGCGATATCCTGGCTGCAGGTGTCTTCTGGCCGCTGATCCTTGGAATGTACTGCAAATGGGGTACGACAAAGGGAGCCATCTCCAGCATGATTGTCGGAGGTATATACGTGGCCTGGAACTACCTGATCGATCTGGGAGTCGGACTCCCGAGCATCACCCCGGCTTGGCCTGGAAAGACATGGCCGTTTTCCATCTTCTGGGGGATCGTCCTCGGATTCGCCGTCTACCTGGTTGTGAGCCTTGCAACCCGATCTCCTGAAGAGACGGAGAAAGCAGAGAATTTTATGAAGAGATTTGCCGAGACAGAGGCCTAGATCACCACTTCCAAGCGCCTGGTGTGTAACGCTTCTCTGGGTTACACGCCAGGCACTCTTCCCCGAGAGCCCAGACCGACATGCACGCCCAGAGCTTTTCTCGAGTCGAGATAGCCGGCATCGGGATAGAGGTGGTATTCCAGGGGGGTCTGGCAGAGGGCCTCCATGGCTCTCGGGGAAGGCCCAATGGGATTCTCGTTGGAGGCCATCTTGATAACACTCGAAAGCCCCAGCTCCCGCTGGATCTCCTCCGCCGGCTTTCCCGGAACATAGGCCTTTACTCCTCTAATGCCGGGATTGAGAAGGGATTCAGGCCATTTCATCTCTCAGGTTACCCCGCAGATCTCTCGGAGGGTCGCCTCCAGCCCCCGAGATTTTTCTTGGGAATGTGAGTCCCAGGCTGCCCGCGATCCCCCACCGGGCAGCCCTGACGAATCACGAAGACCCCCGGAGGGAAGCCCCATCACCTCAAAGCATCCTCTCAATAAGGGAAGTCGATCCCCATTGCGGCCAGTTCTTGTTTTGCTCTTCTGTACATATCGAAGTGCTCCCGGGTGGGAAGAGCCGTGGCCACATCGTAGCATTGCTGGTATTCCTTGCCCATAGGAGCCGTGGCCGCACTGTCTTGGTATTTTTCCAAGAGCCGCAAGGCGAGTCGATTCGCCTCTTCTCTGGTCATCCCTTGCCGGGCAACTGCGTGGCCGACCTCCATGGCCAGTCGCGCCTCCATCGGGGTGGCCCTGTTCCGGTATTTGTTCCTGGCCGAGCCTATCCCCCACAGGTGCCACCCGCTTACTGTGCTGACCACGGCAAAACACGCTGCCTCGTAGAAGATCATCTCGGTCATGGGGCCTGCGTTCGTATAACCCGCCATCAGGTAAAGGAGCCCGCTGTTTCTCGCCATGGCTTGCCCGGCCACTGCGATCGACCACAGCAGCTCCCTGGTCGTGTTGCTCCCCCAGTTGAGATGAAATGGAAAGTGCAGATTGTAGATGGCGCCATGAATGCAGAGGCCGCTCAACGTATAGGCAACCGTCGCCACAGCAACCCCTTCAGACCCGCCGCACCAGCCGCCGTAGATGGGACCGCTGAGGTTTCCCACGTAGCAGCCGTATTGGTGGCAATGTACCACCCGGTTGAGCAGGGTGTCCGCTGTCTTGAACTCCGTCATGGTGCCGACCAGCCGGGAGTCCGTGGTCCGAACTCCCCACTCCTCGTTTGAGACCGCAATCTGGCCGCTGTCATGCTCGGCCGTTCCCACGGCCACCAGGAAGACCCCGGGACGCCCGACCTGCTTGGCGGCAAGCCGCAGGTTGTATATGTGCTGGGTGCATCCGTTGATCTCAAAAGGAGAGGCGGACCGAATCTTCAGCCCCATGGAATCTTCCAGGATAGGAGCACAGAAGCCCTCAAGCAGGGGTTCCTTCAGATACGCCAGGCACATGGAGTAGTGGAGCTCCTCCGAGCACGTCTGGTCCCCGCTGAAGAGGCAGAAGGGAGGCTCCCTGTCCTCCACCTGCCGGTGCTTCCACAGGACAGAGTCCTTGCCGGCCCCTACCCGGTAATAATCCCCGGCAACGCAGAGCGCTTCATCGATCTCCTCGTCAGAAACCGTGATGATCCGGTGGGTGTCCGTATTGTAGAGCCCCACCTCACGAAAGAGTTCCCATCCGGCCCGCCAGACCCTGTCGGCCAGTTCGTCGTCAGCAGGCACCGGTCTTTGAGGATCGTATTTCACCCCATATTTCTCGACGATTCTCTGGAGTGTGGGAGCAAATATCCTGCTCAGAAATTCCTCTTCATCGCATGGCGGACCGGTATTGGACCGCTCCTGAATCTCCCAAAGTCGATAAGGAACAGACATGACAAGATCCCCTCCCTGCTGTCAGACGCAAACCCCAGGTCCGGCCGGTCTTGGAAAGCACCGACCCACCCCTTCGGGCAAGAACGGCGGCCCGGAGAGTCCGCAGTCCTCGGTCCCGGGCATTTCCTTCCAGTGAAAGCCCTCGAGTTTCCTGCCCCTTGGAAGCCCGGCCATCCCCGAGCGGGATTGCGGAAACGGTTGAATACCGGGCGAATGTGAGCAGCAGGACAAACAAAAAAAACGCCCCTCACATTTCGAGTACCATGTCTTCCTTTTTCAGATCATCCCCTACGGCTCTCATCTGTTCTTGGATTTGGACGGCATTTTCGAGCCCCGGCTGATCTATCCTCGTTTCGGTCTCCCAGTTTGGAAGGCTCCGCTCCAGGG
This window contains:
- a CDS encoding B12-binding domain-containing radical SAM protein encodes the protein MVGPKAVNPCDLVMVFPQNIGQGNQSFLYNLGAGYVLAYLKQKGVSGVQFVPQGYLSVAEAAERIVALHPRVVGFTVYFTNFDTSSLVARAVKTRSPETIIVFGGPTPTTMDEDVLRLAPAVDVCVRGDGEETMLGLMESLTELGSGRDRSLLEEIEGITFRRRTALVRTPDRARVPGARGLRDPLDAYPSPHLEHLIPSEAALGRNGTGIITARGCNQHCTYCNCAILSGRRVYTHSLDRLIDEIGYISGTRSDDRILVVQDDAFTLLRSRARRLCEQLLKQKVRARLSCITRCDLVDAELLDLMHAAGFVSIGFALESATPRVLRAIGKTGPAEDDPTDSLERERSFIERFKWAVSYCRKRGFGSVFASIMVGLPHETPREAQETVRVVEKLDLDFYMHNPLIIFPGTPIHAHHARYGYRVACSPGSMTTHHPFNVLREVPLGRKADRLAGSIRDNHLVSIALSLSPFRNGTSRGFEGLIFVRDVLRREDVDWLKDVLVIDGLVVQIYSCRDAAETWRRQNTDLIKTTLKPTKRWFSYVPDRSEFGREVLRLLRDFTTVVDVDRALSLSFVPTSKMDADPREYGVASPSLMVCVDRTREDGLALHRFLSELTGSESRSPTPTAFRRGPMPRFSTLCRWTRDAGNCRSMRWAIVDASNGVRLCWSALPLGSVGESFARLRARHRSRTARLRARRRCSTCPVRESCITCAATSPFPGDEYCRIRRKSPIQGSADFFSALLALNDTAFGGGV
- a CDS encoding NifB/NifX family molybdenum-iron cluster-binding protein: MRPAVPQYARKGKPVEIKLALGTDDGIKFSDGHFGSSKYFLVYGLDLETNRLRFIEKLDNSSPEERSHGDPRKAKNISQLLRGVSVLVGFRMGPNIVRIRKGFVPVISRQKDIETALEKIKGLGRRIEAELEKAPGTDKKILHLD
- a CDS encoding sodium:solute symporter family protein, which codes for MEAFHIIAIVFLVLYFAFVIGLSLYRRMVKSEVDYFLASRTFPAWVLAVSYAASWFGGASAIISADKAYKGGLSAYFVMGGPTIVSGIVLLFLAQRIRLFGPLSQPEITEARYNKTARIIQSVVIWWYMTTWAASQMIGAAGFVGGFFGMSYAAALFLIVVVVWFYCMFGGFKSVVTTDLGQFAWIVVALVIILIAAIAGSGGFGNVSKVVAQKGMKDFYNIFGNAKYSLFYIISFTFAWVISAEIWQRFSAARSVEDAKKASRGALYINIPLYCFAIIIGMLAVAMFPEKPEGHIMVAIIKGYVPAFFAGIAFAGLLAALMSTMDTAINTGSLILTEDLYHRVMNPDASEKQLVMFARIAATIMAGCGIFVALAIKDLLWVLWMASDILAAGVFWPLILGMYCKWGTTKGAISSMIVGGIYVAWNYLIDLGVGLPSITPAWPGKTWPFSIFWGIVLGFAVYLVVSLATRSPEETEKAENFMKRFAETEA
- a CDS encoding monomethylamine:corrinoid methyltransferase, whose protein sequence is MSVPYRLWEIQERSNTGPPCDEEEFLSRIFAPTLQRIVEKYGVKYDPQRPVPADDELADRVWRAGWELFREVGLYNTDTHRIITVSDEEIDEALCVAGDYYRVGAGKDSVLWKHRQVEDREPPFCLFSGDQTCSEELHYSMCLAYLKEPLLEGFCAPILEDSMGLKIRSASPFEINGCTQHIYNLRLAAKQVGRPGVFLVAVGTAEHDSGQIAVSNEEWGVRTTDSRLVGTMTEFKTADTLLNRVVHCHQYGCYVGNLSGPIYGGWCGGSEGVAVATVAYTLSGLCIHGAIYNLHFPFHLNWGSNTTRELLWSIAVAGQAMARNSGLLYLMAGYTNAGPMTEMIFYEAACFAVVSTVSGWHLWGIGSARNKYRNRATPMEARLAMEVGHAVARQGMTREEANRLALRLLEKYQDSAATAPMGKEYQQCYDVATALPTREHFDMYRRAKQELAAMGIDFPY